The Neorhodopirellula lusitana genome contains a region encoding:
- a CDS encoding EamA family transporter, protein MSLWQTLSTSWQFWAFLSALAAALTAVFAKLGVKGIPPDVATFVRTVVILLFVSAMLYLSSQLGVLKTLSRRAIGFLALSGLATGASWICYFRALDLGKAAQVASIDKLSVVLVAIIAMIFLKERLSPISLTGIGLITLGTVLVASGK, encoded by the coding sequence ATGAGTCTTTGGCAAACGTTATCGACCAGTTGGCAGTTTTGGGCGTTCTTATCGGCGCTGGCGGCGGCGTTGACGGCGGTGTTTGCTAAGCTGGGGGTGAAAGGAATTCCGCCGGACGTGGCGACGTTCGTTCGCACCGTCGTGATCCTGCTGTTTGTCTCAGCGATGCTCTATTTATCGTCGCAGTTGGGAGTCCTGAAAACTTTGTCGCGTCGTGCGATCGGCTTCCTTGCTCTTTCCGGCTTGGCGACAGGTGCGAGTTGGATCTGCTATTTCCGTGCGCTGGATTTGGGGAAGGCAGCACAAGTCGCGTCGATCGATAAGCTGAGCGTTGTGTTGGTTGCAATCATCGCGATGATCTTCTTGAAAGAACGACTCTCTCCCATCTCGCTTACCGGCATAGGCCTGATCACGCTGGGGACCGTGCTGGTGGCATCGGGAAAGTGA
- a CDS encoding lipid-A-disaccharide synthase, giving the protein MISVTTQTLFFSVGEPSGDQHAARLISQLRERADRQAGCEQTRSRGLRIRGFGGPEMQQAGCELDLDLTRHAVVGILEVLPKIREFFRFADQAERTFAAGEVDGVVLVDFPGFNWHIAKRAKKYGIPVYYYCPPQLWAWGGWRVKKMKRTVDHVMTVLPVETEFFGRHGIPVTFVGHPFFDAVDKKPLDSDTMRQLQAFSNSGTPSASELVAAPIKTSTQETITRETSKLETSKLEPSRPETLLAKVAAETVEPGASESTRVVAVLPGSRDHEVERNFPVMLETIRRLDRDGVGSRSDASNVRYAVAAYRDRHCLWCRQQLSEADHDLPIDFFVDRTSEIIEAAHCAMMVSGSVSLELMARGTPAAVIYRIGRVLHAVGKRVLKVHSVTLPNLMAGRKVFPEFISVGDVEPAIDFLHETTRAMLCDSFYYNRVRSEMEQLRQAYGQPGASERAAEFLSNQLGLSGFSEKDASGPGVEQTIQRRAA; this is encoded by the coding sequence ATGATTTCCGTGACGACCCAAACTCTTTTTTTTTCTGTCGGTGAGCCCAGTGGCGATCAGCATGCTGCTCGGCTGATTTCGCAATTGCGCGAGCGGGCAGATCGTCAGGCGGGATGCGAGCAAACGAGATCTCGTGGGCTGCGAATCCGTGGGTTCGGTGGTCCTGAAATGCAGCAGGCGGGATGCGAGCTGGACTTAGATCTCACTCGGCATGCGGTCGTGGGGATCTTGGAAGTCCTACCCAAAATCCGCGAGTTTTTTCGGTTCGCCGATCAAGCTGAACGGACTTTCGCGGCTGGGGAGGTCGATGGGGTCGTGCTGGTCGATTTTCCGGGGTTTAACTGGCATATCGCGAAACGAGCCAAGAAGTACGGCATCCCGGTGTACTACTACTGCCCGCCGCAGTTGTGGGCTTGGGGCGGCTGGCGGGTGAAGAAGATGAAGCGAACAGTGGACCACGTGATGACGGTCTTGCCGGTCGAAACGGAGTTCTTCGGCCGACACGGGATCCCGGTCACTTTCGTAGGGCATCCGTTTTTTGATGCCGTGGACAAGAAACCGCTGGACTCGGACACGATGCGGCAACTGCAGGCCTTTTCCAACAGCGGGACGCCTTCCGCTTCCGAATTGGTTGCTGCACCTATCAAAACTTCCACGCAGGAAACTATCACGCGGGAAACTTCGAAACTGGAAACTTCGAAACTGGAACCTTCCAGACCAGAAACCTTGCTAGCCAAAGTGGCGGCTGAGACTGTCGAGCCGGGGGCCAGCGAGTCGACTCGTGTGGTTGCCGTATTACCGGGGTCACGGGATCACGAAGTGGAACGCAATTTCCCGGTCATGCTGGAAACCATCCGTCGTCTGGATCGGGATGGTGTGGGCAGTCGCAGTGACGCGTCGAACGTGCGGTATGCCGTGGCGGCGTATCGGGATCGGCATTGTTTGTGGTGTCGGCAGCAGCTTTCAGAGGCGGATCACGACTTGCCCATTGATTTCTTCGTCGATCGTACATCGGAGATCATCGAGGCTGCGCACTGCGCGATGATGGTTAGCGGTTCGGTGAGCCTGGAATTGATGGCTCGGGGGACCCCCGCGGCGGTGATTTATCGAATTGGGCGGGTGCTGCACGCGGTCGGCAAACGCGTCCTGAAGGTCCACAGCGTGACGCTGCCGAACCTGATGGCGGGGCGAAAGGTGTTTCCGGAGTTCATTTCGGTGGGCGATGTGGAGCCAGCGATCGATTTTCTGCATGAAACCACGCGAGCGATGTTGTGTGACTCGTTCTATTACAACCGCGTCCGATCGGAGATGGAGCAGCTTCGGCAGGCCTATGGGCAGCCGGGGGCGTCGGAGCGGGCGGCTGAATTCCTGAGCAACCAGCTTGGTTTATCGGGATTTAGCGAGAAAGACGCATCTGGGCCCGGAGTTGAGCAAACCATTCAGCGACGGGCTGCGTAG
- a CDS encoding DUF4190 domain-containing protein: MTDSSNPDLDPAAGRPQDTGSPSKEGGSLGSLHAAGIPRMGAEDGYQLVDEEDVPPLRASGIVCFILGLLSFWATVAWQMLILPIVAIIFGIIAMRKWGKVRPAGTTAAVLGLVLASAFGAAGIVIPTMKQRTLGKQAEYFAREFLEVVGDGEVELALELQKQARNRQLGTMDLKKAYANDKVASEQREDATEGMVSTIGALGPDIEWELAEPVRVFFKYGIEKADTYWIDPSNKESRKIQILLEWHPNETDKTGQWNVSLFQYHRELIVAPTVL; the protein is encoded by the coding sequence ATGACTGACTCCAGCAACCCTGATCTAGACCCCGCCGCCGGTCGTCCTCAAGACACGGGTTCCCCGTCCAAGGAGGGCGGATCGCTTGGTTCGCTGCACGCAGCGGGAATCCCACGAATGGGTGCCGAGGACGGGTACCAACTGGTAGACGAAGAAGACGTCCCGCCGCTGCGAGCGAGCGGAATCGTTTGCTTTATTTTGGGGCTGTTGAGTTTTTGGGCCACGGTCGCTTGGCAAATGTTGATTTTGCCTATCGTTGCGATCATTTTCGGGATCATTGCGATGCGAAAATGGGGCAAAGTGCGTCCGGCGGGAACCACCGCTGCTGTGCTGGGACTCGTACTGGCGTCAGCTTTCGGGGCGGCTGGGATCGTGATTCCGACGATGAAGCAGCGCACGCTTGGAAAACAGGCCGAATACTTTGCTCGGGAGTTTTTAGAAGTTGTCGGTGACGGCGAGGTGGAATTGGCTTTGGAACTGCAAAAACAGGCCAGGAACCGCCAGTTGGGAACCATGGACCTGAAGAAGGCTTATGCCAACGACAAGGTTGCCAGTGAACAACGTGAGGACGCGACGGAGGGAATGGTCAGCACGATTGGTGCGTTGGGTCCTGATATTGAGTGGGAGTTGGCTGAGCCGGTTCGTGTGTTTTTCAAGTACGGTATCGAGAAAGCGGACACTTACTGGATTGATCCCAGCAACAAAGAGAGCCGCAAAATTCAGATTTTGCTGGAGTGGCATCCCAACGAAACGGACAAAACCGGGCAGTGGAACGTGTCTCTGTTTCAGTACCACCGTGAGCTAATCGTTGCTCCAACGGTGCTGTAG